AAAGTCCACGGCCTGCGGTACGCGAGCCTGCGCTATTTCAATGCCGCCGGAGCCACCGGCGAGCGAGGCGAGGACCACGCGCCCGAGACCCACCTGATCCCGCTGGCGCTCCAAGTGGCGCTTGGGAAGCGCGCGAGCGTTCAGATCTACGGCACCGACTATCCGACCCCGGACGGCACGTGCGTTCGCGACTATATCCACGTGCAGGACCTGGCGACGGCCCATCTCCTCGCGCTCGGCGCCCTAGAAGAGCGCTCCGGATTGATTTACAACCTTGGAAACGGCGAGGGCGCCAGCGTCAGGCAGCTCATCGAGGCCGCGCGCCGCGTCACCGGACATCCCATCCCGGCCGAGGAGTGCCCGCGCCGACCCGGGGATCCCGCGGCGCTGGTAGCCAGCTCGGCAAAGATCCGCCGGGAGCTTGGATGGCGGCCGCAATACCCGGAATTGGAAGCCATCCTTGCCAGCGCCTGGGAGTGGCACAGGCGTCACCCCAACGGCTATTAGGTAACTGAAGTCTTTCTTAGGTGTTTTCCCCCGCCTAGGCCCGGGTTTTCCCCAATTGGTGGTCGCATCGGACCAATGTAACATGGTAATATAAAACGTCACCAAAAAGCGGCTGTGGTGCGACAGGGATGTTGCCAACCGACATCTCGGGGCTCGCGCCGAACGCATGAACTGGATCGCCAAACAAGCCGCCCGCACGCAGACCCCCACCTCAGCGCCGCGAAGCTTGGTGACCGGCGGTGCGGGCTTCTTGGGCTCTCACCTCTGCGATCGGCTCCTTGCCGAAGGTCATGAAGTCATCTGCGTGGACAACCTTCTGACCGGGAGCATGGAGAATGTGCGCCATCTGCTCGAGGGCCCGCGCTTCACGTTCATTCGGCACGACATCTCCGAGCCTCTCGACCTCGCGGACCTGATCCGCGCATCGACAAACCACCCATCGACAGATCACATGCCGGAACCGGTCAGCGACCGCATGCGGCTGGATTACATCCTTCATTTCGCCTCTCCGGCCAGCCCAAAAGACTACGCCCGCCATCCGATCGAAACCCTGAAGTGCGGCTCCTTTGGAACCTACAATGCGCTGAATCTCGCCATCCTGACGGACAGCGTATTCCTTCTAGCCTCGACCTCCGAAGTCTACGGCGACCCGGACGTGAGCCCCCAGCCGGAGACCTACTGGGGCAAAGTCAATCCGCTGGGGCTCCGAAGCGTCTACGACGAAGCCAAGCGATTCGCCGAGGCGATGACCATCGCGTTTCACCGCAAGTACAATCTGAGGGTTCGAATTATCCGGATCTTCAACACCTACGGAGAGCGGATGCGCGTCGATGACGGGCGCGCGCTTCCTAACTTTCTGAGTCAGGCGCTGCAGGGCGAGCCTCTCACCGTCTATGGGGATGGCGGTCAGACGCGGAGCTTTTGTTACGTGAGCGATCTGGTGGAGGGGATCCACCGGATGCTGCTGTCGAACGAGACCGGGCCGGTCAATCTGGGCAACCCGGAGGAAGTTTCGGTTCTGGAAATGGCGAAAGAGGTGATTCGGCTCACGGGAAGCAAAAGTAAAATGCGGTTCGAGGCGCTGCCGGGTGACGACCCGCAACGCCGCAAGCCCGACATCTCCAAGGCCATCTCGGTGTTGGGCTGGCGGCCGCGCGTGAGCCGCCGAAACGGCATCAGGCGGGTCATCCCGTATTTCAAGGCGATGCTGGAACCTGCTTCGGCGCGCAGTGCTGGGGGGCAGGTGTGCGACTTCCATGGGTGACCACGGGCCAGGTGTCGCCGTTGAGCCTACGCTCCCCCCCCGCGCATTGATCGCCGGGCCACGCCCGGCCGCGAGGGGGAAATTCATCTTCCGAGGGCACGAGAAGCTCTCCGTGCGGGGGGTGACGTATGGAACCTTCCGTCCCCAGCACGAGGAAATCCAATTCCCCGAACGAAGCGTCGTCGCGGGCGATTTCGCGCAGATGGCCGCTCAGGGCATCAACGCGATCCGCACCTACACGGTCCCTCCCGGGTGGCTGCTCGACCTTGGGCAGGAGCACGGCCTCTCCGTACTGGTGGGCCTGCCG
The Candidatus Eisenbacteria bacterium genome window above contains:
- a CDS encoding SDR family oxidoreductase, which encodes MNWIAKQAARTQTPTSAPRSLVTGGAGFLGSHLCDRLLAEGHEVICVDNLLTGSMENVRHLLEGPRFTFIRHDISEPLDLADLIRASTNHPSTDHMPEPVSDRMRLDYILHFASPASPKDYARHPIETLKCGSFGTYNALNLAILTDSVFLLASTSEVYGDPDVSPQPETYWGKVNPLGLRSVYDEAKRFAEAMTIAFHRKYNLRVRIIRIFNTYGERMRVDDGRALPNFLSQALQGEPLTVYGDGGQTRSFCYVSDLVEGIHRMLLSNETGPVNLGNPEEVSVLEMAKEVIRLTGSKSKMRFEALPGDDPQRRKPDISKAISVLGWRPRVSRRNGIRRVIPYFKAMLEPASARSAGGQVCDFHG
- the galE gene encoding UDP-glucose 4-epimerase GalE gives rise to the protein MNVLVTGGAGYIGSVAAAALLEAGHDVIVYDNLCQGHRQAVPKGARFVEGEIDDRGALDRVFRTKSIEAVMHFAALLNVGESMQIPERYFRNNTCSTLTLLEAMHSEGIHRLVFSSTAALYGEQERIPIEETHPLGPASVYGESKLLVERMLEWFQKVHGLRYASLRYFNAAGATGERGEDHAPETHLIPLALQVALGKRASVQIYGTDYPTPDGTCVRDYIHVQDLATAHLLALGALEERSGLIYNLGNGEGASVRQLIEAARRVTGHPIPAEECPRRPGDPAALVASSAKIRRELGWRPQYPELEAILASAWEWHRRHPNGY